Part of the Buchnera aphidicola (Mindarus keteleerifoliae) genome, TTTAAAAAATGTTCCTTTAGATTGTCTTGGTTTCAATTTTTTTACTGCCTCTAAAAGTTTAAATAAATTTTCTTTTAAATTAATAATAGAAAAATTAATTTTTCCGATTGAGGCATGTAAAATTCCATTTTTATCATTTCTAAAACGAACTTGACCTTTTTTTGCATTTTTTACCGCATTAAATATATCATCTGTAATAGTACCTAATTTAGGATTAGGCATTAATCCTTTAGGTCCTAAGATCGATCCAATTGAAGTTAATTTCCCCATACTTTCAGGAGTAGCAATAGAGACATCAAAATTTGGTCCTTCTTTTTTTATTTTTTGAATTAAGCTATTTAAACCAATAAAATCTGCTCCTGCTAATTTTGCTTGTTCAACATGAGAACCTTGAGCGAATACTGCTACTTTAATTAATTTTCCAATTCCATGAGGTAGAATTACGGAACCCCGTATGTTTTGATCAGTTTTTTTTGGATTTATATTTAAGTTGATAGCGATTTCTACAGTTTCTAAAAATTTAACTGTTGACAGTTCTTTCAACTGTTGAATAGCAAAATCTATTTTAAAAGTATTTTTTTTATTAATTTTATCCTTGATTTTTTTAATTCTTTTACTAATAAACATTTGTTCCTTACTCCGTAATTACTAAACCCATTGATTTTGCTGTTCCTTCAATTGACCTACTAAGTTTTTCGATGTTAGAACCAGTCATGTCAACTTTTTTAATTTTTGCAATTTCTTTAATTTGTATTTTACTAATATTTCCTACCATTTCAGTTTTCGTTTTTCCTGATCCAGATTTAATGCCAGAAAATTTTTTTAATAATATAGAAGCAGGCGGAGTTTTAGTAATAAAAGTAAAAGATCGATCTGAATACACTGAAACAATAACAGGTATAGGAATTCCTTTTTCCATATTTTTTGTTTTTTCATTAAATAATTTACAAAATTCCATAATGTTAACTCCTTTTTGTCCTAAAGCAGGACCTATAGGAGGAC contains:
- the rplA gene encoding 50S ribosomal protein L1, which translates into the protein MFISKRIKKIKDKINKKNTFKIDFAIQQLKELSTVKFLETVEIAINLNINPKKTDQNIRGSVILPHGIGKLIKVAVFAQGSHVEQAKLAGADFIGLNSLIQKIKKEGPNFDVSIATPESMGKLTSIGSILGPKGLMPNPKLGTITDDIFNAVKNAKKGQVRFRNDKNGILHASIGKINFSIINLKENLFKLLEAVKKLKPRQSKGTFFKKITLSSTMGGGLTIDLSSLKEIID
- the rplK gene encoding 50S ribosomal protein L11: MTKKIQSYIKLQVSAGSATPSPPIGPALGQKGVNIMEFCKLFNEKTKNMEKGIPIPVIVSVYSDRSFTFITKTPPASILLKKFSGIKSGSGKTKTEMVGNISKIQIKEIAKIKKVDMTGSNIEKLSRSIEGTAKSMGLVITE